In the genome of Fusobacterium necrogenes, one region contains:
- a CDS encoding permease produces the protein MTKVFYIIAILSLIISFIKSREKTKMVLKKAWKSFENIMPQFLSIILLIGVMLAVLTPEQISMFLGKESGIMGVIMAAFIGAITLIPGFVAFPLASALLQNGAGITQIAAFVSTLMMVGIVTIPVEIQYFGKKVTIIRNLSAFIFSLVVAMVMGGVL, from the coding sequence ATGACAAAAGTATTTTATATAATTGCTATCCTATCTTTGATTATTTCTTTTATTAAAAGTAGAGAGAAAACAAAGATGGTACTAAAAAAAGCTTGGAAATCCTTTGAAAATATTATGCCACAGTTTCTATCGATTATATTGTTGATAGGAGTGATGTTAGCTGTATTGACTCCAGAGCAAATCTCTATGTTTTTAGGGAAGGAGTCAGGGATAATGGGAGTTATAATGGCAGCATTTATAGGGGCAATAACTTTAATACCTGGGTTTGTTGCTTTCCCTCTAGCTAGTGCTCTCCTACAAAATGGAGCTGGAATAACACAGATAGCTGCCTTTGTTTCAACTTTGATGATGGTAGGTATTGTTACTATTCCTGTTGAGATTCAGTATTTTGGGAAAAAGGTAACTATAATAAGAAATCTATCTGCCTTTATCTTTTCATTAGTTGTGGCAATGGTTATGGGGGGAGTACTATGA
- a CDS encoding winged helix-turn-helix transcriptional regulator, with the protein MNREKQYNCYFELTLDIIGGKWKPIILYYINTNKVARHSDLKRFIPSINERMLTRQLRELEEDELINRKVYPVVPPKVEYSLTEKGQELIPILESLVKWGAKYAESIGFDNFKIKI; encoded by the coding sequence ATGAATAGAGAAAAACAGTATAATTGCTATTTTGAATTGACTTTAGATATTATAGGAGGAAAATGGAAACCTATTATCCTTTACTATATAAATACAAACAAGGTGGCTAGACACAGTGATTTGAAAAGATTTATTCCCAGTATCAATGAAAGAATGCTGACTAGACAGTTGAGAGAACTAGAGGAAGATGAGCTTATCAATAGAAAGGTGTACCCTGTTGTACCTCCTAAGGTGGAGTACTCTCTTACTGAGAAAGGACAGGAGTTGATTCCTATCTTAGAATCTCTTGTAAAATGGGGAGCTAAGTATGCTGAGTCAATAGGATTTGATAATTTTAAAATAAAAATTTAA